A region of Bacteroidota bacterium DNA encodes the following proteins:
- a CDS encoding YkoF family thiamine/hydroxymethylpyrimidine-binding protein, translating into MKISAEISLYPLDAEYNKKVMNFINQINSFEGIEFEYNHMSTLLWGEYDDVMSCLNSSIKSSFEELKSSIVIKISNGCKVE; encoded by the coding sequence ATGAAAATATCAGCAGAAATAAGTCTCTATCCCCTTGATGCAGAGTACAACAAAAAAGTAATGAATTTCATAAATCAAATCAATAGTTTCGAAGGAATAGAATTTGAATACAACCACATGAGCACACTCCTCTGGGGCGAATATGACGATGTTATGAGCTGTTTAAACAGCTCAATAAAATCATCTTTCGAAGAACTGAAAAGTTCTATTGTAATTAAAATTTCTAATGGCTGTAAAGTGGAGTAA
- a CDS encoding cysteine desulfurase, whose translation MIDINSVREQFPILNQELYKHDLIYFDNGATSQTPNQVINTISDYYLKINSNVHRGIHTLSQKATIAMEDSRITIQKHLNAKSEREIIFTKGTTEGINIIAHAMRFILKKGDEVIISALEHHSNIVPWQMACEVTGAALKYIPINSKGELVMEEYDKILSEKTKIVAINHVSNALGTINPVKEIIRKAHNFNAWVLIDGAQSVPHMKVDLRDLDADFFVFSGHKAYGPTGVGILYGKESILNTLSPYQGGGEMIKEVNLEKSTYAETPFKFEAGTPNIEANIAMGAAIDFMNNIGLDNIAQQENELLTYATDKLNKLGNIEIYGTSKSKAGVISFNLKGCHPSDVGAILDKLGIAVRTGQHCTQPVMDFFKIPGTVRISFAVYNTKDEIDTFINAMERVKMMLG comes from the coding sequence ATGATAGATATTAATTCAGTACGCGAACAGTTCCCTATACTAAATCAAGAACTTTACAAACACGATCTTATATATTTCGATAACGGAGCAACATCACAAACACCTAATCAGGTTATCAATACCATTTCAGACTATTACCTGAAAATAAACTCTAATGTCCATAGAGGAATTCACACATTGAGCCAGAAAGCAACAATTGCTATGGAGGACTCAAGAATAACTATTCAAAAACACCTCAACGCAAAATCGGAAAGAGAAATAATATTCACTAAAGGAACAACCGAAGGTATCAATATTATAGCTCATGCCATGAGGTTCATCCTAAAAAAAGGAGATGAAGTAATCATTTCTGCTCTGGAACACCACTCAAATATAGTCCCGTGGCAAATGGCTTGCGAAGTTACCGGAGCTGCACTAAAATATATTCCTATCAACAGTAAAGGGGAGTTAGTAATGGAAGAATATGACAAAATTCTATCCGAAAAAACAAAAATTGTCGCCATTAACCATGTCTCAAATGCTTTAGGCACAATAAACCCTGTAAAGGAAATCATAAGGAAAGCACATAACTTCAATGCCTGGGTACTGATAGACGGAGCACAGTCAGTTCCTCATATGAAAGTTGATCTCAGGGATTTAGATGCTGATTTTTTTGTGTTTTCAGGCCATAAAGCATATGGCCCAACAGGTGTTGGTATTTTATATGGAAAGGAAAGTATCCTAAACACTTTAAGTCCTTATCAAGGAGGGGGTGAAATGATTAAAGAGGTAAATCTCGAAAAGAGCACTTATGCCGAAACTCCCTTCAAGTTTGAGGCCGGAACACCCAATATCGAAGCAAATATAGCAATGGGTGCAGCCATAGATTTCATGAATAATATAGGATTAGATAATATTGCACAACAGGAAAACGAACTATTAACCTACGCTACTGACAAACTAAATAAATTAGGCAATATAGAAATATATGGCACATCCAAAAGCAAAGCCGGCGTAATATCATTCAACCTAAAAGGATGTCACCCTTCTGATGTAGGAGCTATTCTGGATAAATTGGGAATTGCTGTTCGAACCGGACAACACTGCACGCAGCCAGTTATGGATTTCTTCAAAATTCCGGGAACAGTCAGAATTTCATTCGCAGTTTACAACACTAAAGATGAGATTGACACTTTCATTAACGCTATGGAAAGAGTAAAAATGATGCTGGGATAA